A window of the Thermus thermamylovorans genome harbors these coding sequences:
- the nusB gene encoding transcription antitermination factor NusB — translation MLRRARELAMRALFAHTQGGVGLEEAFRHALEEMGEEEDAYSDPLDEEGVAFARRLLQGYQARAEEVDRVLAGTVEGWDFAQMSKTDLTVLRLAVYEMLYEPTPFAPLIEVAVKIANRYGGEHSGAFVNGVLGRLYRRIQEGELAAAPKEG, via the coding sequence ATGCTCAGGCGGGCTAGGGAACTGGCCATGCGGGCCCTTTTCGCCCACACCCAGGGAGGGGTAGGCCTGGAAGAGGCCTTCCGCCACGCCCTGGAGGAGATGGGGGAGGAGGAGGATGCCTACAGCGATCCCCTGGACGAGGAAGGGGTGGCCTTTGCCCGCCGCCTCCTCCAGGGCTACCAGGCCCGCGCAGAGGAGGTGGACCGGGTGTTGGCGGGGACGGTGGAGGGCTGGGATTTCGCCCAGATGTCCAAGACCGACCTCACCGTGCTCCGCCTAGCGGTCTACGAGATGCTCTACGAGCCTACCCCCTTCGCCCCCCTCATCGAGGTGGCGGTGAAGATCGCCAACCGCTACGGGGGGGAGCACTCCGGAGCCTTCGTGAACGGGGTGCTGGGCCGCCTCTATCGGCGGATCCAGGAGGGCGAGCTTGCGGCAGCGCCTAAGGAGGGTTAG
- a CDS encoding Asp23/Gls24 family envelope stress response protein, translating to MRVDYEISDQALEGLVLHALEGVEGARPLEALPRSLGEVFRRVRPVKVERSPEGFAVDLVLAVDYGVAIPELARTVQKAVAEALFLATGERVRAVNVTVAQVEYPRGGHAQAG from the coding sequence GTGAGGGTGGATTACGAGATCAGCGACCAGGCCCTGGAGGGCCTGGTACTCCACGCCCTAGAGGGGGTGGAGGGGGCAAGGCCCCTGGAGGCCCTGCCCCGTTCCCTGGGGGAGGTTTTCCGGCGCGTAAGGCCCGTCAAGGTGGAGCGTTCCCCCGAGGGGTTTGCCGTGGACCTGGTGCTGGCCGTGGACTACGGGGTGGCCATTCCCGAGCTGGCCCGGACGGTTCAGAAGGCGGTGGCCGAGGCCCTTTTCCTGGCCACCGGGGAGAGGGTCAGGGCGGTGAACGTCACCGTGGCCCAGGTGGAGTACCCCAGGGGGGGCCATGCTCAGGCGGGCTAG
- a CDS encoding (Fe-S)-binding protein, which produces MLTLPERILFLLLAALSLYFAYTGFRRVYRAIRRGRPEARFDRLPQRVGRAIWLTLTQQTVFKRRPWVSLLHAFVFYGFVSYLLVNLVDLLEGFIPFHPRGGAWNPFNLLADLLTAAILVGILGLMVRRYLTAPQDFTWNPKVPLHERVRRGIPTDSAIVGGFIAFHVGSRLLHKSAALAQGEPDPFQPVASLLASGLAGLSPQGLVLLEHLFWWGALGSILLFLPYFPRSKHIHLFLAPVNLAFGQERPGALQPLDFEREERFGAERLEDLSWKRLLDAYACIMCNRCQEACPAYATGKALSPAAILISERYELNGILRDFASGKESPRPLMDFALNGEALWACTTCLACVEVCPVGNEPMLHILDVRRAKVLMEGEFPQELNNAFRGMERAGNPWGIGQDKRLDWAEGLAVPTVEEKPHPEVLYWVGCAPSYDPRAQRIARSMVEILNASGVDWAVLGRRERCTGDAARRAGNEYLFFQLAAENVETLNGVAPKTILTTCPHCFHTLANEYRDFGGAYRVVHHSQFIAELLRSGKLRVSEEARRVVFHDPCYLGRHNGVYEAPREALKGAGLELLEPPRNRERGFCCGAGGAQFWKEEEPGAMRVSQNRYRELKGTGAEVIATGCPFCMAMMNVEVAQDEAPPEVLDLAELVARGLKA; this is translated from the coding sequence ATGCTCACCCTGCCGGAACGGATCCTCTTCCTGCTCCTCGCGGCCCTCAGCCTCTACTTCGCCTACACCGGCTTCCGCCGCGTCTACCGGGCCATCCGCCGCGGGCGGCCCGAGGCCCGCTTCGACCGGCTGCCCCAGCGGGTGGGGCGGGCCATCTGGCTCACCCTTACCCAGCAGACGGTCTTCAAACGGCGCCCTTGGGTCTCCCTTCTCCACGCCTTCGTCTTCTACGGCTTCGTCTCCTACCTCCTGGTGAACCTGGTGGACCTCCTGGAGGGCTTCATCCCCTTCCACCCCCGCGGAGGAGCCTGGAACCCATTCAATCTCCTTGCCGATCTCCTCACCGCCGCCATCCTGGTGGGCATCCTGGGCCTCATGGTCCGCCGCTACCTCACCGCCCCCCAGGACTTCACCTGGAACCCCAAGGTGCCCCTGCACGAGCGGGTCCGCCGGGGCATCCCCACCGACTCGGCCATCGTGGGGGGGTTCATCGCCTTCCACGTGGGCAGCCGCCTCCTCCACAAGTCGGCGGCCCTGGCCCAGGGGGAGCCCGACCCCTTCCAGCCGGTGGCGAGCCTCCTGGCCTCGGGCCTGGCGGGGCTCTCCCCCCAGGGCCTCGTCCTCCTGGAGCACCTCTTCTGGTGGGGGGCCTTGGGCTCCATCCTCCTCTTCCTCCCCTACTTCCCCCGCTCCAAGCACATCCACCTCTTCCTGGCCCCCGTCAACCTGGCCTTCGGCCAGGAGCGGCCCGGGGCCCTCCAGCCCCTGGACTTTGAAAGGGAGGAGCGCTTCGGGGCGGAGAGGCTGGAAGACCTCTCCTGGAAGCGCCTTCTGGACGCCTACGCCTGCATCATGTGCAACCGCTGCCAGGAGGCCTGCCCCGCCTACGCCACGGGGAAGGCCCTAAGCCCCGCGGCCATCCTCATCTCCGAGCGCTACGAGCTGAACGGCATCCTCAGGGATTTCGCCTCCGGAAAGGAGAGCCCCAGGCCCCTCATGGACTTCGCCCTGAACGGGGAGGCCCTCTGGGCCTGCACCACCTGCCTGGCCTGCGTGGAGGTCTGCCCGGTGGGCAACGAGCCCATGCTCCACATCCTGGATGTGCGCCGGGCCAAGGTGCTCATGGAGGGGGAGTTCCCTCAGGAGCTCAACAACGCCTTCCGGGGGATGGAGCGCGCCGGCAACCCCTGGGGCATCGGCCAGGACAAGCGCCTGGACTGGGCGGAGGGGCTTGCCGTGCCCACGGTGGAGGAGAAGCCCCACCCCGAGGTGCTTTACTGGGTGGGCTGCGCCCCCAGCTACGACCCCCGAGCGCAGAGGATCGCCCGGAGCATGGTGGAGATCCTGAACGCCAGCGGGGTGGACTGGGCGGTGCTGGGCCGGCGGGAGCGGTGCACCGGGGACGCGGCCAGGCGGGCCGGGAACGAGTACCTCTTCTTCCAGCTGGCGGCGGAGAACGTGGAAACCCTGAACGGGGTGGCCCCCAAGACCATCCTCACCACCTGCCCCCACTGCTTCCACACCCTGGCCAACGAGTACCGGGACTTCGGCGGCGCCTACCGGGTGGTGCACCACTCGCAGTTCATCGCCGAGCTCCTCCGGAGCGGGAAGCTCCGGGTCTCGGAGGAGGCGCGGAGGGTGGTCTTCCACGACCCCTGCTACCTGGGCCGCCACAACGGGGTGTACGAGGCCCCCCGGGAGGCCCTCAAGGGGGCGGGCCTGGAGCTCCTGGAGCCCCCCCGGAACCGGGAGCGGGGCTTCTGCTGCGGGGCGGGTGGGGCCCAGTTCTGGAAGGAGGAGGAGCCGGGGGCCATGCGGGTTTCCCAGAACCGCTACCGGGAGCTCAAGGGCACCGGGGCGGAGGTCATCGCCACCGGCTGCCCCTTCTGCATGGCCATGATGAACGTGGAGGTGGCCCAGGACGAGGCCCCCCCGGAGGTGCTGGACCTGGCCGAGCTGGTGGCCCGGGGCCTCAAGGCCTGA
- the speB gene encoding agmatinase, with protein MRLPFGERDVPYREARVVVLPVPYDLSLSFLPGARRGPEAILLASRELEPFLLELGVAPEEVGIHAAEAVPFVAGSAEESHALIREAALAHLRAGKFLVSLGGDHSIAHPLVLAHREALGEFSLLHIDAHADLYPEWQGSAYSHASPFYRLLQEGFPLVQVGLRAMDRDALALVRERGVALFPAHRIHRQGLPLGEILGALGERVYLSFDFDALDPAVMPSVGTPLPGGLSYRQAVDLLEAVFREKEVVGMEFVELSPNGQFHAEMTAAQLVYHAIGLKGLQAGWLGPG; from the coding sequence ATGCGCCTTCCCTTCGGCGAGCGCGACGTCCCTTACAGGGAGGCCCGGGTGGTGGTCCTGCCCGTGCCCTACGACCTCTCCCTCTCCTTCCTCCCCGGGGCCCGGCGGGGCCCGGAGGCCATCCTCCTGGCGAGCCGGGAGCTGGAGCCCTTTCTCCTGGAGCTTGGGGTGGCCCCGGAGGAGGTGGGGATCCACGCGGCGGAGGCCGTGCCCTTCGTGGCGGGGAGCGCCGAGGAGAGCCATGCCCTCATCCGGGAAGCGGCCCTTGCCCACCTGCGGGCGGGGAAGTTTTTGGTCTCCTTGGGGGGGGACCACTCCATCGCCCATCCCCTGGTCCTGGCCCACCGGGAGGCCCTGGGGGAGTTCTCCCTCCTCCACATCGACGCCCACGCGGACCTCTACCCCGAGTGGCAGGGCTCGGCCTACTCCCACGCCTCCCCCTTTTACCGCCTCCTGCAGGAGGGCTTTCCCCTGGTGCAGGTGGGCCTCCGGGCCATGGATCGGGACGCCTTGGCCCTGGTCCGGGAGCGGGGGGTGGCCCTCTTCCCCGCCCACCGCATCCACCGGCAGGGCCTTCCCCTGGGGGAGATCCTGGGGGCCCTGGGGGAACGGGTCTACCTCAGCTTTGACTTCGACGCCCTGGACCCCGCGGTGATGCCCAGCGTGGGCACACCCCTCCCCGGGGGGCTCTCCTACCGCCAGGCGGTGGACCTTCTGGAAGCCGTCTTCCGGGAGAAGGAGGTGGTGGGGATGGAGTTCGTGGAGCTTTCCCCCAACGGCCAGTTCCACGCGGAGATGACCGCGGCCCAGCTGGTGTACCACGCCATCGGCCTCAAGGGGCTGCAGGCGGGCTGGCTCGGGCCGGGCTAG
- a CDS encoding quinate 5-dehydrogenase, producing the protein MARRVVSVSLGESRRDSAVEVELLGEKVLLERRGTDGDFQKALRLIAELDGKVDAIGLGGIDLYLFAGGRRYTIRDARRLKEAARQTPVVDGSGLKHTLERRAVAELSGLIEWEKTKVLLPSAVDRFGLAEALNQAGAKVLYGDLIFALGLPIPLYSLSFLQKLAFLLLPLLTRLPFRLLYPTGERQRGRAVDWRSRYYRWADLVAGDWHYIRRHMPDDMRGKSVLTNTTTPEDVAFLRACGVRRLITTTPRLGGRSFGTNVLEALLVALAGRELGEEDLLRYIDLLGLRPQVVDLWEAA; encoded by the coding sequence GTGGCCAGGCGCGTGGTTTCCGTTTCCCTGGGGGAAAGCCGCCGTGACTCCGCGGTGGAGGTGGAGCTTTTGGGGGAGAAGGTGCTCCTGGAAAGGCGGGGGACGGACGGGGATTTCCAGAAGGCCCTCCGCCTCATCGCCGAGCTGGACGGCAAGGTGGACGCCATCGGCCTAGGGGGGATCGACCTCTACCTCTTCGCCGGGGGAAGGCGCTACACCATCCGCGATGCCCGGAGGCTCAAGGAGGCCGCCCGGCAAACCCCGGTGGTGGACGGTTCCGGCCTCAAGCACACCCTGGAGCGCCGGGCGGTGGCCGAGCTTTCCGGGCTGATCGAATGGGAAAAAACCAAGGTGCTCCTGCCCTCGGCCGTGGACCGCTTCGGCCTGGCCGAGGCCTTGAACCAGGCGGGGGCCAAGGTCCTCTATGGGGACCTCATCTTCGCCCTGGGCCTGCCCATCCCCCTCTACTCCCTCTCCTTCCTCCAGAAGCTGGCCTTCCTCCTCCTGCCCCTCCTCACCCGGCTTCCCTTCCGCCTCCTCTACCCCACGGGGGAGCGGCAGCGGGGGCGGGCGGTGGACTGGCGGAGCCGCTACTACCGCTGGGCCGATCTGGTGGCCGGGGACTGGCACTACATCCGCCGGCACATGCCCGACGACATGCGGGGCAAGTCCGTCCTCACCAACACCACCACCCCGGAGGACGTGGCCTTTCTGCGGGCGTGCGGGGTGCGCCGGCTGATCACCACCACCCCCCGCCTGGGGGGGCGGAGCTTCGGCACCAACGTCCTGGAGGCCCTTCTGGTGGCCCTGGCCGGGCGGGAGCTGGGGGAGGAAGACCTCCTCCGGTATATTGACCTCTTAGGGCTTAGGCCCCAGGTGGTGGACCTTTGGGAGGCGGCATGA
- a CDS encoding class I SAM-dependent methyltransferase, with amino-acid sequence MPRDWDAFYREAGEVGEPAFVVRAYGPLAPLGPVLDLAGGLGRNARYFLERGRPVVLVERSREALRRLRGAPGLTALELDLEASGALEALPEGPFAVILLSYYVNRSLLRSLPPRLRSGGLLLVEGFTRKEAARRGRPGSPFYWEPLELLLPPPGLALKAFGEGWMAGWRAFAAYLRP; translated from the coding sequence ATGCCTAGGGACTGGGACGCCTTTTACCGGGAGGCCGGGGAGGTGGGGGAGCCCGCCTTCGTGGTGCGGGCCTACGGGCCCCTGGCCCCCCTGGGGCCGGTGCTGGACCTGGCGGGGGGCTTGGGGCGGAACGCCCGCTACTTCCTGGAGCGGGGCCGCCCCGTGGTCCTGGTGGAGCGGAGCCGGGAGGCCTTGAGGCGGCTTCGGGGCGCCCCGGGGCTTACGGCCCTGGAGCTGGACCTCGAGGCCTCCGGGGCCCTGGAGGCCCTGCCCGAAGGCCCCTTCGCCGTCATCCTCCTGAGCTACTACGTGAACCGCTCCCTCCTCCGGTCCCTCCCCCCCCGCCTCCGGTCCGGGGGGCTCCTCCTGGTGGAGGGCTTCACCCGGAAAGAGGCGGCCAGGCGGGGAAGGCCGGGAAGCCCCTTCTACTGGGAACCCCTGGAGCTCCTCCTCCCGCCCCCCGGCCTGGCCCTGAAGGCCTTCGGGGAGGGGTGGATGGCGGGGTGGCGGGCCTTCGCCGCCTACCTCAGGCCTTGA
- the accB gene encoding acetyl-CoA carboxylase biotin carboxyl carrier protein — translation MTPKELKQILQALVEHGVNELTLETPDYKLTVRRGGEVQVVAVPQAVPSLPHPPAPVAPPPPEAPPAPPPAPAEAPGKEGSGREGECAGCVEVRAPIVGTFYRAPAPDAPPYVKEGDRVERGQVLCIIEAMKLMNEIESEVSGIVRKILVQNGEPVEYGQSLFLIQPV, via the coding sequence ATGACGCCCAAGGAGCTTAAGCAGATCCTGCAGGCCCTGGTGGAGCACGGGGTGAACGAGCTCACCCTGGAGACCCCTGACTACAAGCTCACCGTGCGCCGAGGGGGGGAGGTGCAGGTGGTGGCCGTACCCCAGGCCGTACCCTCCCTGCCCCACCCTCCGGCCCCCGTGGCCCCGCCCCCCCCCGAGGCCCCCCCGGCTCCCCCCCCTGCGCCGGCCGAGGCCCCAGGGAAGGAGGGGTCCGGGAGGGAAGGGGAGTGCGCCGGCTGCGTGGAGGTCCGGGCCCCCATCGTGGGCACCTTCTACCGGGCCCCGGCCCCCGATGCCCCCCCTTACGTCAAGGAGGGGGACCGGGTGGAGAGGGGCCAGGTCCTCTGCATCATCGAGGCCATGAAGCTGATGAACGAGATCGAGTCCGAGGTCTCGGGCATTGTGCGCAAGATTCTGGTGCAGAACGGGGAGCCCGTGGAGTACGGCCAGTCCCTCTTCCTGATCCAGCCGGTATGA
- the efp gene encoding elongation factor P — translation MISVTDLRPGTKVKMEGGLWECVEYQHQKLGRGGAKVVAKFKNLESGATIERTFNSGEKLEDIYVETRELQYLYGEGEDLVFMDLETYEQFHLPKGQVEAARFLKEGMTVLGDMYEGRPLKITPPTVVELRVVDTPPGVRGDTVSGGSKPATLETGAVVQVPLFVEPGEVIKVDTRTGQYVGRA, via the coding sequence ATGATCAGCGTGACGGATCTCAGGCCCGGCACCAAGGTGAAGATGGAAGGCGGCTTGTGGGAGTGCGTGGAGTACCAGCACCAGAAGCTGGGCCGCGGTGGGGCCAAGGTGGTGGCCAAGTTTAAGAACCTGGAAAGCGGGGCCACCATCGAGCGCACCTTCAACTCCGGGGAGAAGCTGGAGGACATCTACGTGGAGACCCGGGAGCTCCAGTACCTCTACGGGGAGGGGGAGGACCTGGTCTTCATGGACCTCGAGACCTACGAGCAGTTCCACCTGCCAAAGGGGCAGGTGGAGGCGGCCCGCTTCCTCAAGGAAGGCATGACCGTTCTGGGGGACATGTACGAGGGCCGCCCCCTCAAGATCACCCCCCCCACGGTGGTGGAGCTCAGGGTGGTGGACACCCCCCCAGGGGTCCGGGGGGACACGGTCTCCGGAGGGAGCAAGCCCGCCACCCTGGAGACGGGGGCGGTGGTCCAGGTGCCCCTCTTCGTGGAGCCCGGCGAGGTGATCAAGGTGGACACCCGCACCGGCCAGTACGTGGGCCGCGCCTAG
- the accC gene encoding acetyl-CoA carboxylase biotin carboxylase subunit — MKKVLIANRGEIALRIIRAAKELGLKTVVAHSTADERSLPVLLADEAICIGPPPSGQSYLNIPNLLSAAIVTGADAIHPGYGFLAENATFAEMCREHGIAFIGPTPENMRALGDKATARKVAREAGVPTVPGTDELTGVEEAKGAAQEIGYPVILKASAGGGGRGMRVVHTEEELERAIQQAQEEARAAFGNPAVYLEKYIEEPKHIEIQVLGDGEEVIHLWERDCSIQRRHQKLLEEAPSVLPYETRKAIAEAAARLARHVGYVSAGTLEFLVDKEGNFYFIEMNTRIQVEHPITEMITGVDLVQAQFRIAQGERLWLRQEDIEVRGHAIEARINAEDPERGFRPAIGKVETLLFPGGPGIRVDSHLYAGYQIPPHYDSLIAKVIAWAPSREEAIRRMERALAETVIEGPGLKTTIPFHQKVLQNAFFRRGAVYTNFVARRMEL; from the coding sequence ATGAAGAAGGTGCTCATCGCCAACCGGGGCGAGATCGCCCTGCGGATCATCCGGGCGGCCAAGGAGCTCGGCCTCAAGACCGTGGTGGCCCACTCCACCGCCGACGAGCGGAGCCTGCCCGTGCTCCTGGCCGACGAGGCCATCTGCATCGGGCCGCCCCCCTCGGGGCAGAGCTACCTGAACATCCCCAACCTGCTTTCCGCGGCCATCGTCACCGGGGCGGACGCCATCCACCCCGGCTACGGCTTCCTGGCGGAAAACGCCACCTTCGCGGAGATGTGCCGGGAGCACGGCATCGCCTTCATCGGCCCCACCCCGGAGAACATGCGCGCCCTTGGGGACAAGGCCACCGCCCGCAAGGTGGCCCGGGAGGCGGGGGTGCCCACGGTCCCGGGCACGGACGAGCTCACGGGCGTGGAGGAGGCCAAGGGGGCCGCCCAGGAGATCGGCTATCCCGTGATCCTCAAGGCCTCCGCCGGGGGCGGGGGCCGGGGGATGCGGGTGGTGCACACGGAGGAGGAGCTGGAGCGGGCCATCCAGCAGGCCCAGGAGGAGGCCCGGGCCGCCTTCGGCAACCCGGCGGTCTACCTGGAGAAGTACATCGAGGAGCCCAAGCACATCGAGATCCAGGTCCTGGGGGACGGGGAGGAGGTCATCCACCTCTGGGAAAGGGACTGCTCCATCCAGCGCCGGCACCAGAAGCTCCTGGAGGAGGCCCCCAGCGTCCTGCCTTACGAGACCCGCAAGGCCATCGCCGAGGCCGCCGCCCGCCTCGCCCGGCACGTGGGCTACGTGTCCGCGGGCACCCTGGAGTTCTTGGTGGACAAGGAGGGGAACTTCTACTTCATCGAGATGAACACCCGCATCCAGGTGGAGCACCCCATCACGGAGATGATCACCGGGGTGGACCTGGTCCAGGCCCAGTTCCGCATCGCCCAGGGGGAGAGGCTTTGGCTTAGGCAGGAGGACATCGAGGTCCGGGGCCACGCCATCGAGGCCCGCATCAACGCCGAGGACCCCGAGCGGGGCTTCCGCCCCGCCATCGGCAAGGTGGAAACCCTCCTCTTCCCCGGGGGGCCCGGCATCCGGGTGGACAGCCACCTCTACGCCGGCTACCAGATCCCCCCCCACTACGACAGCCTCATCGCCAAGGTCATCGCCTGGGCGCCGAGCCGGGAGGAGGCCATAAGGCGCATGGAGCGGGCTCTGGCGGAAACGGTCATCGAGGGGCCCGGCCTCAAGACCACCATCCCCTTCCACCAGAAGGTTCTGCAAAACGCCTTCTTCCGCCGGGGGGCCGTGTACACCAACTTCGTGGCCCGGCGCATGGAGCTGTAG
- a CDS encoding divergent PAP2 family protein, with product MDLLANQVFWTAVVANALAQTLKLFVYYFLEGRFQWERFLETGGMPSSHAATVSALAVAVGLQEGFGSALFAVAAVFALIVMYDATGIRRAAGLHAQLLNQLVQELQRVLERGPAPEPLKELLGHTYLEVLVGALLGVLVALASYQLFPAA from the coding sequence ATGGACCTCCTCGCTAACCAGGTCTTCTGGACCGCGGTGGTGGCCAATGCCCTGGCCCAGACCCTGAAGCTCTTCGTCTACTACTTCCTGGAGGGGCGGTTCCAGTGGGAGCGCTTCCTGGAGACCGGGGGCATGCCCAGCTCCCACGCGGCCACGGTGAGCGCCCTGGCGGTGGCCGTGGGCCTGCAGGAGGGCTTCGGCAGCGCCCTTTTCGCCGTGGCGGCGGTCTTCGCCCTCATCGTCATGTACGACGCCACCGGGATCCGCCGGGCCGCAGGCCTCCACGCCCAGCTCCTCAACCAGCTGGTGCAGGAGCTGCAGCGGGTCCTGGAAAGGGGACCTGCTCCCGAGCCCCTCAAGGAGCTTCTGGGCCACACCTACCTGGAGGTCCTGGTGGGAGCCCTCCTGGGGGTCCTGGTGGCCCTGGCCAGCTATCAGCTCTTCCCCGCGGCGTAG
- a CDS encoding bifunctional 5,10-methylenetetrahydrofolate dehydrogenase/5,10-methenyltetrahydrofolate cyclohydrolase: MTLARILSGHPVAEAVYAELREALRTLPFLPSLRVIRLGEDPASVAYVRLKDKKARELGLLSQVEVYPEDTPEEVLLARIGELNQDPGVDGILVQLPLPRHIRSERVLEAISPLKDVDGFHPVNVGRLWSGGEGLFPCTPLGILRLLRHYGVALRGKEVVVLGRSNIVGRPLAGLLLREDATVTVAHSRTQGLPEVARRAEVLVVAVGRPHLVRRDWVRPGAVVVDVGVNRVEGRLLGDVHPEVAEVAGALTPVPGGVGPMTVAMLMANTVRAALLRRHGPPR, from the coding sequence GTGACCCTTGCCCGCATCCTTTCCGGCCACCCGGTGGCGGAGGCGGTCTACGCCGAGCTCCGCGAGGCCTTGCGCACCCTCCCCTTCCTCCCCTCCCTCCGGGTGATCCGCCTGGGGGAGGACCCGGCCTCGGTGGCCTACGTGCGCCTGAAGGACAAGAAAGCCCGGGAGCTTGGCCTGCTGAGCCAGGTGGAGGTCTACCCCGAGGACACCCCCGAGGAGGTCCTCCTGGCCCGGATCGGGGAGCTCAACCAAGACCCCGGGGTGGACGGCATCCTGGTCCAGCTCCCCCTCCCCCGGCACATCCGCAGCGAGCGGGTCCTCGAGGCCATCTCCCCCCTGAAGGACGTGGACGGCTTCCACCCGGTGAACGTGGGGCGGCTGTGGAGCGGGGGGGAGGGGCTTTTCCCCTGCACCCCTCTGGGTATCCTCCGCCTTCTCCGGCACTACGGGGTGGCGCTCCGGGGCAAGGAGGTGGTGGTCCTGGGCCGCTCCAACATCGTGGGCCGGCCCCTGGCCGGCCTCCTCCTGCGGGAGGACGCCACGGTGACCGTGGCCCACTCCCGCACCCAGGGCCTGCCGGAGGTGGCCCGGCGGGCGGAGGTGCTGGTGGTGGCGGTGGGCCGCCCCCACCTGGTGCGCCGGGACTGGGTGCGGCCCGGGGCCGTGGTGGTGGACGTGGGGGTGAACCGGGTGGAGGGAAGGCTCCTCGGGGACGTGCACCCCGAGGTGGCGGAGGTGGCGGGGGCCCTCACCCCCGTCCCCGGGGGCGTGGGGCCCATGACCGTGGCCATGCTCATGGCCAACACCGTGAGGGCGGCCCTCCTGAGGCGGCATGGACCTCCTCGCTAA
- a CDS encoding alpha/beta hydrolase has translation MVRVDGREVTFFPPPGAVALVGDFTDWRRNPIPLAGPLTLELPEGAYVEYAFLDEEGRPFPDPDNPERADNPWWPYARALRLPGHRLEAPPEPGEEPRVARHRLGERRFYVAGTGPSPKATLAVQDGVAFYRTGGLHRVARALLERGEIPPVRLVFVEPLDRDREYRFSEAYEAEFHRVLLEVERLYGPLGEVVLVGASLGGLFSLWQAGRHPERFGKVLALSPALRAHPGGQDAYRDREWLLERYAEAEALPRVYLEVGLLEWLLGPCRRFAALLADRQAPHVYRERASGHNWATWRQGLAPGLRYLLGHA, from the coding sequence GTGGTGCGCGTGGACGGCCGCGAGGTCACCTTTTTCCCGCCCCCCGGGGCGGTGGCCCTGGTGGGGGACTTCACCGACTGGAGGCGAAACCCCATCCCCCTGGCGGGCCCCCTCACCCTGGAGCTGCCGGAGGGGGCCTACGTGGAGTACGCCTTCCTGGACGAAGAAGGCCGGCCCTTCCCCGACCCCGACAACCCGGAGCGGGCCGACAACCCCTGGTGGCCCTACGCCCGGGCCCTCCGGCTTCCCGGGCACCGCCTGGAGGCCCCCCCGGAGCCCGGGGAGGAGCCCAGGGTGGCCCGGCACCGCCTGGGGGAAAGGCGCTTCTACGTGGCGGGGACGGGGCCTTCCCCCAAGGCCACCCTGGCGGTCCAGGACGGGGTGGCCTTCTACCGCACGGGGGGGCTCCACCGGGTAGCCCGGGCCCTCCTGGAGAGGGGGGAGATCCCCCCGGTGCGCCTGGTCTTCGTGGAACCCCTGGACCGGGACCGGGAGTACCGCTTCTCCGAGGCCTACGAGGCGGAGTTCCACCGGGTGCTTTTGGAGGTGGAAAGGCTTTACGGCCCCTTGGGGGAGGTGGTCCTGGTGGGGGCCTCCTTGGGGGGGCTCTTCTCCCTGTGGCAGGCCGGGCGGCACCCGGAGCGCTTCGGGAAGGTCCTCGCCCTCTCCCCCGCCCTCAGGGCCCACCCCGGGGGGCAGGACGCCTACCGGGACCGGGAGTGGCTTCTGGAGCGCTACGCGGAGGCGGAGGCCCTCCCTCGGGTCTACCTGGAGGTGGGCCTCCTGGAGTGGCTCCTCGGCCCCTGCCGCCGCTTCGCCGCCCTGCTCGCCGACCGCCAGGCCCCCCACGTCTACCGCGAAAGGGCCTCCGGGCACAACTGGGCCACCTGGCGGCAGGGCCTGGCCCCCGGGCTCCGCTACCTTCTGGGCCATGCCTAG